A window of the Cololabis saira isolate AMF1-May2022 chromosome 19, fColSai1.1, whole genome shotgun sequence genome harbors these coding sequences:
- the LOC133419776 gene encoding NLR family CARD domain-containing protein 3-like, whose product MKQEELAEHLQSNVSAAVYQKWLKSKLKKRCHCVSEGIVKAGNPTLLKQIYTELYITEGETGEVNNEHEVRQIEAASRKPTRAETTIKQEDIFKLSPETDEPIRTVMTKGVAGIGKTVLTQKFTLDWAEGANQDIQLLLPFTFRELNVLKDRKISLVELVHHFFPETREMCSFEEFQVVFIFDGLDESRLPLDFHNNEVLTDVTESTSLDVLLTNLIRGNLLPSARLWITTRPAAANQIPPECVSMVTEVRGFTNPQKEEYFRKRFREEEQTSRIISHIKTSRSLHIMCHIPVFCWITATVLEKDLETREGGELPKTLTEMYIHFLVVQAKLKKVKYDGGGTDPHWSQESRKMVESLGKLAFEQLQKGNLIFYEPDLRECGIDVREASVYSGVFTQIFREESSLYQGQIFCFIHLSVQEFLAALHVHRTFIKSGVNLLEEQKNTSRWFKTRAETQFYRSAVDMALQSPNGHLDLFLRFLLGLSMGTNQTLLQGLLKLKQTSSQNNQETVKYIKKKISEHLSAEKSINLFHCLNELNNGSLVEEVQRFLRSGRLSTDDLSPAQWSALVFILLSSEDLEVFDLKKYSASEEVLQRLLPVVKASKKVVTETALLKVFNDIRYYTDSGNISVLVSLDLSAPFDTVDENILIDRLKKWMSMFERDCAGLTPTPPFRVEPAGQRWLTPGLRKYSCQLTIDTNTVHNNIKLSDNNRKMTRVKEDQSYPDHPDRFDVYPQLLCREFLTGRCYWEVQLRRRVSVSVSYRRISRKGNSVDCLFGRNDHSWSLYCYDDGRYRVCHNKRGTPSSSSSSVSDRVAVYVDVPAGTLSFYSVSSDRLIHLHTFNTTFTEPLYPGFIFWSGSGSGSSVSLC is encoded by the exons atgaagcaggaggagctggctgaacatctgcagagca ATGTTTCTGCTGCAGTTTACCAAAAGTGGCTGAAGTCTAAGCTGAAGAAAAGGTGCCACTGTGTGTCTGAGGGgattgttaaagcaggaaacccaacccttctgaagcagatctacacagagctctacatcacagagggagagactggagaggtcaacaatgaacatgaagtcagacagattgaagcagcatccaggaaaccaaccagagcagaaacaaccatcaaacaggaagacatctttaaactctCACCCGAAACAGATGAACCAATAAGaacagtgatgacgaagggagtggccggtatcgggaaaacagtcttaacacagaagttcactctggactgggctgaaggagccaaccaggacatccagttgctgcttccattcaccttcagagagctgaatgtgctgaaagatagaaagatcagtttggtggaacttgttcatcacttcttccctgaaaccagagaaatgtgcagctttgaagagttccaggtcgtgttcatctttgacggtctggatgagagtcgacttcctctggacttccacaacaatgaggtcctgactgatgttacagaaTCCACCTCAttggatgtgctgctgacaaacctcatcagggggaacctgcttccttctgctcgtctctggatcaccacacgacccgcagcagccaatcagatccctcctgagtgtgtctccatggtgacagaggtcagagggttcactaacccacagaaggaggaatacttcaggaagaggttcagagaagaggagcagaccagcaggatcatctcccacatcaagacatcacggagcctccacatcatgtgccacatcccagtcttctgctggatcactgctacggtcctggagaaagacctggaaaccagagagggaggggagctgcccaagaccctgactgagatgtacatccacttcctggtggtccaggccaaactgaagaaggtcaagtatgatggaggtgggacggatccacactggagtcaagagagcaggaagatggtggagtctctgggaaaactggcttttgagcagctgcagaaaggaaacctgatcttctatgaaccagacctgagagagtgtggcatcgatgtcagagaggcttcagtgtactcaggagtgttcacccagatctttagagaggaaagcagcctgtaccagggccagatcttctgcttcatccatctgagtgttcaggagtttctggctgctcttcatgtccatcggaccttcatcaagtctggagtcaacctgctggaggaacagaAAAACACCTCCAGGTGGTTTAAAACAAGAGCAGAGACTCAGTTCTATCGGAGTGCTGTGGACAtggccttacagagtccaaacggacacctggacttgttcctccgcttcctcctgggtctttcaaTGGGAACCAATCAGACTCTCCTACAAGGTCTGTTGAAACTAAAACAAAcaagttcacagaacaatcaggaaacggttaaatacatcaagaagaagatcagcgagcatctgtctgcagagaaaagcatcaacctgttccactgtctgaatgaactgaacaatggttctctggtggaggaggtccaacggttcctgaggtctggacgtctctccacagatgatctgtctcctgctcagtggtcggctctggtcttcatcttactgtcatcagaagatctggaggtgtttgacctgaagaaatactcagcttcagaggaAGTTCTACAGAgactgctgccggtggtcaaagcctccaagaaagttgt cactgagacagctctGTTAAAGGTCTTTAATGACATCCGCTACTATActgatagtggcaacatttcagtcttggtcTCTCTGGATCTCAGTGCTCCGTTCGACACGGTCGACGAGAAcatcttgatagaccggttgaagaaatGG atgtccatgtttgagagagactgtgctggtctgacccccactcctcctttcagggtggagcctgctggacaacgatggttgacaccaggtctgaggaagt attcctgtcaactcaccatcgacacaaacacagtccacaacaacatcaaactttctgacaacaacaggaagatgacacgtgtgaaggaggatcagtcatatcctgatcatccagacaggtttgatgtctatcctcagctgctgtgtagagaatttctgacgggtcgctgttactgggaggtccaatTGAGAAGAagagtttctgtatcagtgagttacagaagaatcagtaGGAAAGGAAACTCTGTTGACTGTTTGTTTGGAAggaacgatcattcctggagtctgtacTGTTATGATGATGGTCGGTACCGTGTCTGTCACAATAAGAGAGGaacaccttcctcctcctcttcctcagtctctgacagagtagcagtgtatgtggatgttcctgctggaactctgtccttctacagtgtctcctctgacagactgatacacctccacaccttcaataccacattcactgaacctctctatcctgggttcatattctggtctggttctggttctggttcttctgtgtctctgtgttga